TCTTCTTTGAATCGCCCCCACAGGTATTCACATTTTGCATTGTCATGACACCTACCACCTGCACTGTTCATACTTTGAATTATTCCATATCTTTCTATCGCTTGACGATACTCCCCACTGGTATACTGGCTTCCTCTGTCAGAATGGATAATCGCTCCTCTTAATCCAGGATAAGCTATAATTGCACTTTTTTAAGTCTCTGCACATAATCCTGTTTTCATGTTGTGTTCCATTGAAATCCCTAAAATTGCATTATCAAAGCAATCTTCAATTGCTGATATATAAAGCTTCCCATCGGCAGTCTGAATTTCCGTAATATCAGTCCCGGCTTTTTCAAGCGGTCTTTCCGCTGTGAAATCTCTTTTGATCTTGTAGTCCGACTTCATGGCTTCCCTGTCTGCTTTTGTTATCCCGTTGGGCTTGTGCTTAGGGGTGTGCACTATACCCAAACGTTCCATTATCATATACACTGTCCGTTCGCAAGGAATATGTGGAAATTCGCCTTCTACGGTTTCTTTCTTTATTTCTAAGGCTTTATGCATCCGATATCGCCCATATGTATCATTACACTCGTCTTCATCTATTATTTCGTAAATTTCGGCCGCCAGAGCTTCGTATTTCCAAGGCTTCTTCTGTGCTTCAAGGTGATTATAGAAGCCTTGTCGAGAACCCTTCAATATCCTGCAATAAAACGCAATATCGCCTGTCAGTTTACCATTTTCGGTCTTTATTGCGATGAGCTTCATTCGCTCTTCTTTGCCAACCTCTGACGGCTCGCTGCGAAAAAAGCGGAAGCCTCTTCCAAAAAGTCATTTTCTTTCTTCAATCGTGCATTGTCCTTCACCAAAGCCTTAATATCTGCCCGCAACTTCTGAATTTCCATTGCTTGAGTCATTGCAGAATCTGGAGTTTGAGTGCCTGCACCAGTATCCAAATCACCTATTTCTGCATGCTTTACCCACTGGAATAAAGTAGTCTTGGGCACACCTAATTCTATAGCCGCCTTTGTGATTCCTATCTCTTTTACAAGTTTTACAGATTCCGCCTTGTAATCTTTTGTATACTGTCTTGTAGTTCTTTTTTCATTTCCTGACATGATTGCCCCCCGTTTTTTCTTGCTTTTAGACTATTTGTTCGAGGCCTTCGTGTCAAGTATTATTATACAACATCATCATTGAACCAACCATTTCTAGGTATGACAATTCTTTGGCACATCGAAATGGAAAAAGATAAAATTGAGGAAATTTTTTCTGCTTGAAGTCAAATTGTGCTACTTTCAAAGGCATCCAACAAACCCCATGGGCAAAAATACCAAAAATTCATATTTTTATAGTTTAAATGTGAATTTTAGAGAATTTAAAAGTAATTTTCAGATAAACTATGTTAACTTGTTCTGTAAATGTTTTTCCTTTTTGAAAATTTTGCTAATAAATGATATTGTTAGACATACAAAAACTAGTTTATTGTAAAATATGACGTAAAGGAGGGGGAGTAGTATCAAGTTTTATAATTGCAGAAGATAGTTTTTACAGTTTTATTACATTCTAACTTATGATATGGAGGATAATAATATGTCAAAATTAAGGCTACGTATAGTAACATGTTTAATGGGTTTAGTCGTTCTTGCAAACTCAGTACCAACTTTTGCAGCAAGTACCACTTCAGGGCAGTCTTCTGGAGGATCAGCAGGATATGCCAATTGTAACGGCAGTATAACCGTCCAGCAAGGTGGATTTTGGAGCAATGACTCAGCTACAGCCTATACAAGTGCAGATGCGACTGGTACATACGGAGTTGCAGCCGTCGTTTGGTATAACGATGGGTCAAGCGAAAAGACCCAATATGCTGACAAAATTGTCAATAATTCTACAGGGCAGATTTCTGTAACTAGTGAGGCTCCAAACGACTATGGTAATAAAGGTACAGGTGGACACACCTACTCTTCATCAATTCGCGGATCTTGGTCAGGGAGCACTTCACAATACTTCTAACCATGTAATGATCATCGGAGCATGGAATATTCGTGCTCCGG
This genomic stretch from Desulfomonilia bacterium harbors:
- a CDS encoding transposase, yielding MSGNEKRTTRQYTKDYKAESVKLVKEIGITKAAIELGVPKTTLFQWVKHAEIGDLDTGAGTQTPDSAMTQAMEIQKLRADIKALVKDNARLKKENDFLEEASAFFAASRQRLAKKSE
- a CDS encoding DDE-type integrase/transposase/recombinase → MIAYPGLRGAIIHSDRGSQYTSGEYRQAIERYGIIQSMNSAGGRCHDNAKCEYLWGRFKE